From a region of the Ardenticatena maritima genome:
- a CDS encoding ABC transporter ATP-binding protein: MAFLELNNIEVVYNDVILVLKGLSLQVEQGQIVALLGANGAGKTTTLKAISGLLKPDDGEVTDGSILFEGEPIHHLPAEEIVRRGIFQVMEGRRVFEHLTVEENLLAGAYTRRDRQNIRPDMERVYTYFPRLRERRHQTAGYLSGGEQQMLAIGRALMARPKLMLLDEPSLGLAPLLVKEIFEIIVRINREEGTTILLVEQNARLALNVAHYGYIMENGRIVLEGTPEELKNNADVKEFYLGLTAVGERKSYRNVKHYKRRKRWLQ; this comes from the coding sequence ATGGCGTTTCTGGAACTCAACAACATCGAAGTCGTGTACAATGACGTGATTTTGGTGCTCAAAGGGCTCTCCTTGCAGGTGGAGCAAGGACAAATTGTCGCTTTGCTGGGCGCGAACGGGGCGGGCAAAACCACCACGCTCAAAGCCATTTCGGGGTTGCTCAAACCCGACGACGGCGAGGTCACCGACGGCTCCATCCTGTTCGAGGGTGAACCCATCCACCACCTGCCCGCCGAGGAGATTGTCCGCCGTGGCATTTTCCAGGTCATGGAAGGGCGGCGCGTGTTTGAACACCTGACGGTGGAAGAAAACTTGCTGGCCGGCGCGTACACACGCCGCGACCGCCAAAACATTCGCCCCGACATGGAACGTGTGTACACCTACTTCCCCCGCCTGCGCGAACGCCGCCACCAAACCGCGGGTTATCTGAGCGGCGGTGAACAGCAAATGCTCGCCATTGGGCGGGCGCTCATGGCGCGCCCCAAACTCATGCTGCTGGACGAACCCTCGCTGGGGCTAGCGCCTTTGCTGGTGAAAGAAATTTTTGAGATTATCGTGCGCATCAACCGCGAAGAAGGCACCACCATTCTGCTGGTGGAACAAAACGCCCGGCTGGCGCTCAACGTCGCCCATTACGGCTACATCATGGAAAATGGGCGCATCGTGCTGGAAGGCACGCCGGAAGAATTGAAGAACAACGCCGACGTGAAGGAGTTTTATCTGGGACTGACAGCCGTCGGCGAGCGCAAGTCGTACCGCAATGTGAAACACTACAAGCGCCGTAAACGCTGGTTGCAATAA
- a CDS encoding ABC transporter substrate-binding protein, which translates to MSRKALVVLLLVALMSLLAACGGGGGGEAGGPIKVGAIFDLSGPTSDVGTPYAEGIRGYVEWLNANGGIDGREIELVWEDYAYEVPRAEQLYTQFVQEGVVAFQGWGTGDTEALRGKIAEDKLPFMSASYSHVLGDPNEAPYNFLVGTSYSHQFFIVLDWIKEDWASKGNADAPKVAFMHHPSPFGLSPWEQGGKEYAASIGIEAEAYEMPRGAPDFTAELSRIKDSGAKYVVFQTVSTPAALAIKNARGLGMDDVTFICLNWCSDEILVSQAGDAAEGVIGSFPFTPPTVDVPGLKDPADFLASKGESLEAKGVHYGQGWWTMAIMTEGIRKVVADGKEVTGENIKAALETLSNYDTGGVTVPITFTSDDHRGSKGMRLFIVRNGRWEQLTDFLTVK; encoded by the coding sequence ATGTCTCGAAAAGCGCTGGTTGTGCTTCTGCTCGTCGCCCTGATGAGCCTGCTGGCAGCCTGCGGCGGTGGCGGCGGCGGCGAAGCGGGCGGTCCCATCAAGGTGGGGGCGATTTTCGACCTCTCCGGTCCCACATCCGACGTAGGGACACCCTACGCCGAAGGGATTCGCGGCTATGTGGAGTGGTTGAACGCCAACGGCGGCATTGACGGGCGCGAAATTGAACTGGTGTGGGAAGATTACGCCTACGAAGTGCCGCGCGCCGAGCAACTCTACACGCAGTTCGTGCAAGAAGGCGTTGTGGCGTTCCAAGGCTGGGGCACGGGCGACACCGAAGCCCTGCGCGGGAAGATTGCCGAAGACAAACTTCCCTTCATGTCGGCGTCCTATTCGCACGTGCTGGGCGACCCCAACGAAGCGCCCTACAACTTCCTGGTGGGCACATCCTACTCGCACCAATTCTTCATCGTGCTGGATTGGATCAAGGAAGATTGGGCGAGCAAAGGCAACGCCGACGCCCCCAAGGTGGCGTTCATGCACCACCCCAGCCCCTTCGGATTGTCGCCGTGGGAGCAGGGCGGGAAAGAGTACGCCGCCAGCATCGGTATTGAAGCCGAAGCCTACGAAATGCCGCGCGGCGCGCCCGACTTTACGGCCGAATTGAGCCGCATCAAGGATTCGGGGGCGAAGTATGTGGTCTTCCAAACGGTTTCCACCCCCGCCGCCCTCGCCATCAAGAACGCGCGCGGGCTGGGCATGGACGACGTGACCTTCATTTGCTTGAACTGGTGCTCGGATGAAATTTTGGTGAGCCAGGCGGGCGACGCCGCCGAAGGCGTGATTGGGTCGTTCCCCTTCACACCGCCCACAGTGGACGTGCCCGGTTTGAAAGACCCCGCCGACTTCCTGGCAAGCAAGGGGGAATCGCTGGAAGCCAAAGGCGTGCACTACGGGCAAGGCTGGTGGACCATGGCGATTATGACCGAAGGCATCCGCAAGGTAGTTGCCGACGGCAAGGAAGTGACGGGCGAGAACATCAAAGCCGCCCTCGAAACACTCTCGAACTACGACACCGGCGGCGTGACGGTGCCGATTACCTTCACATCCGACGACCACCGCGGCTCGAAAGGTATGCGCCTTTTCATCGTGCGCAACGGGCGCTGGGAGCAGTTGACCGACTTCCTGACGGTGAAGTGA
- a CDS encoding branched-chain amino acid ABC transporter permease, protein MESGVFFTTYEADMALRRTPVQKIRLALFIAFVLVFPFFASPYWLNLANQIAIATIGAIGLNILVGYTGQISLGQGAFMAVGAYSAGLLTARMGVPFYLSIPLACFITALVGVVFGIPSLRLKGLYLAIATLAAQEIVEWTITHWPQLTGGTEALVIPSPMLFGVRLNTDFRFYWILVLAAGFTALFTANLFRTRVGRAFVAIRDQDIAAEVIGVNVFYYKLLAFATSSFFVGLAGALTAHYRTIISWERFTIETSILYLAMIIIGGLGTINGSFFGAAFMTLLPAMISNLSRALRDVAPILATLLPAAQQGIFGAVIILFLVLEPEGLAKLWRNIKDYFYVWPFSY, encoded by the coding sequence ATGGAATCTGGCGTCTTTTTCACCACCTACGAAGCCGACATGGCGTTGCGGCGCACGCCCGTGCAGAAAATTCGGCTGGCGCTGTTCATCGCCTTTGTGCTTGTCTTCCCATTTTTCGCTTCGCCCTACTGGCTCAACCTGGCGAACCAAATCGCCATCGCCACCATCGGCGCGATTGGGCTGAACATTCTGGTGGGCTACACGGGGCAAATTTCGCTGGGGCAAGGCGCGTTCATGGCTGTGGGCGCTTACAGCGCGGGCTTGCTCACCGCCCGCATGGGCGTGCCCTTCTATCTGAGCATCCCGCTCGCCTGCTTCATCACGGCGCTGGTTGGCGTGGTGTTCGGCATTCCATCGTTGCGCTTGAAAGGGTTGTACCTGGCGATTGCCACGCTGGCGGCGCAAGAAATCGTCGAATGGACGATTACGCACTGGCCCCAACTCACGGGAGGCACCGAAGCCCTGGTTATTCCCTCGCCCATGCTCTTCGGCGTGCGTCTGAACACCGACTTCCGCTTCTACTGGATTCTGGTTTTGGCGGCGGGGTTCACGGCGCTGTTCACCGCCAACCTCTTCCGCACACGGGTGGGGCGCGCGTTCGTCGCCATCCGCGACCAGGATATCGCCGCCGAAGTCATCGGCGTCAACGTCTTCTACTACAAGTTGCTGGCGTTCGCCACATCGTCCTTCTTTGTCGGGTTGGCGGGCGCGCTCACGGCGCACTACCGCACCATCATCTCGTGGGAACGCTTCACGATCGAAACCAGCATCCTCTACCTGGCGATGATCATCATCGGCGGGTTGGGCACCATCAACGGGTCGTTTTTCGGCGCCGCGTTTATGACGCTGTTGCCCGCCATGATTAGCAACCTCAGCCGCGCCCTGCGCGACGTGGCCCCCATCCTGGCGACGTTGTTGCCCGCCGCTCAGCAAGGCATCTTCGGCGCGGTCATCATTCTCTTCCTCGTGCTCGAACCCGAAGGGCTGGCGAAACTCTGGCGCAATATCAAGGATTACTTCTACGTCTGGCCCTTCTCATACTAA
- a CDS encoding branched-chain amino acid ABC transporter permease, producing the protein MDKFLQLTITGLSMGMIYALVALGFVVIYKSSDVINFAQGELLMFGAYLTFAFVAQFGLPWTLGVLLTLIAAAFVGVLAETFVLRPLIGEPVISMIMATIGLSSVLRAIINAVWGPVPRQFPGFIPTTVVQIGGASIGMDRLIAIGVALVFLVAFTLFFRYTREGIAMRAIADDQQAALSMGISIKRVFAIAWGIAGISAAVAGIILANIVGVSGDIGILGLRVFPVVILGGLDSIPGAIIGGIVIGLLEFYTGGYIGEGLNLIVPFIVLIVVLMVRPYGLFGKEIIERV; encoded by the coding sequence ATGGACAAATTCCTGCAACTCACCATCACAGGGCTGAGCATGGGCATGATTTACGCCCTTGTTGCGCTGGGGTTTGTGGTCATCTACAAATCCAGCGACGTCATTAACTTTGCGCAGGGCGAACTGCTCATGTTCGGCGCGTATCTCACCTTCGCTTTTGTGGCGCAATTCGGGCTACCGTGGACGCTGGGCGTCTTGCTGACGCTGATTGCGGCGGCGTTTGTGGGCGTGCTGGCGGAGACCTTCGTCCTGCGCCCGCTCATCGGCGAACCGGTCATTTCGATGATTATGGCGACGATTGGGCTGTCGAGTGTGTTGCGCGCCATCATCAACGCGGTGTGGGGACCCGTGCCGCGCCAGTTTCCCGGCTTCATTCCCACCACCGTGGTGCAAATCGGCGGCGCATCCATCGGCATGGACCGCCTGATTGCCATCGGCGTGGCGCTCGTGTTCCTGGTGGCGTTCACGCTCTTCTTCCGCTACACGCGCGAGGGGATTGCCATGCGCGCCATCGCCGACGACCAGCAAGCGGCGCTGAGCATGGGCATCAGCATCAAGCGCGTGTTCGCCATCGCGTGGGGCATCGCGGGGATTTCAGCGGCGGTCGCAGGCATTATCCTCGCCAACATTGTCGGCGTCAGCGGCGATATCGGCATTCTGGGGTTGCGCGTCTTCCCCGTGGTCATTCTCGGCGGTCTGGATTCCATCCCCGGCGCCATCATCGGCGGCATCGTCATCGGATTGCTTGAATTTTACACAGGCGGCTACATCGGCGAGGGGCTGAACCTGATTGTGCCCTTCATCGTGCTGATTGTGGTGCTCATGGTGCGCCCCTACGGGCTGTTCGGGAAAGAAATCATCGAGCGCGTCTAA
- a CDS encoding long-chain fatty acid--CoA ligase: MTDTLPKLLVHNARQFGDKVALREKEFGIWQTTTWRELLDRVRNFSLGLISLGLRPDDKIAIIGDNRPEWIIAELAAQSAGAISMGVYQTSIASEVQYLVDFSDATFVVAEDQEQVDKVLEVWDQLPKVKYVIYYDPRGMRHYTQPFLLDFREVEEKGIAYGREHPGLFERNVEKTRPNDIAIFSTTSGTTGKPKLAMLTHSNLITMGRNLNQVDPLTPDDEYLSFLPLAWIGEQMMTIAVGFTVGLTINFPEEPETVRENLREIGPHVMFSPPRIWESIVSEVQVKIEDTTRLKRAFYEWAMRVGYRMADTIFEKREPSAALRWQYRLADWTVFMPIKDKFGLRRLKRAYTGGAALGPDVFRFFHAMGVNLKQIYGQTEITGIAILHRDGDIKFQTVGLPLPETELRIDSETGEILMRSPAVFQGYYKNPEATAKTLEGGWLHSGDAGYLDEDGHLIVIDRAKDVMTLADGTKFSPQFIENKLKFSPYIKEAVVFGGGDYPFVTAFINIDYENVGTWAERRQLAYTTYTDLAQKPEVYELIRRHVERTNQDLPPAARIQRFLLLHKELDADDEELTRTRKVRRNVIAERYAPLIAALYSGQPDVEVDTTITYQDGTTARIQTRLRIEDLTGERENAVA, translated from the coding sequence ATGACCGACACACTTCCCAAACTCCTCGTTCACAACGCCAGGCAGTTTGGCGACAAGGTCGCCCTGCGCGAAAAAGAGTTTGGCATCTGGCAGACCACCACCTGGCGCGAACTGCTTGACCGTGTGCGCAACTTCTCACTGGGGTTGATCAGCCTGGGGCTGCGCCCCGACGACAAAATCGCCATCATCGGCGACAACCGCCCTGAGTGGATTATCGCCGAGCTGGCGGCGCAAAGCGCGGGCGCTATCTCCATGGGGGTGTACCAAACGTCAATCGCCAGCGAAGTCCAATACCTGGTGGATTTCAGCGACGCCACGTTCGTTGTCGCCGAAGACCAGGAACAGGTGGACAAAGTGCTGGAAGTGTGGGACCAGCTCCCCAAGGTGAAGTACGTCATCTACTACGACCCGCGCGGCATGCGCCACTATACCCAACCCTTCCTGCTGGACTTTCGCGAAGTTGAAGAAAAAGGTATCGCCTACGGGCGCGAGCACCCCGGCTTGTTTGAGCGCAACGTCGAAAAGACCCGCCCCAATGACATCGCCATCTTTTCCACCACATCGGGCACAACGGGCAAGCCCAAACTCGCCATGCTGACGCACAGCAACCTCATCACCATGGGGCGCAATCTCAACCAGGTTGACCCCCTCACACCCGATGACGAGTACCTTTCGTTTTTGCCGCTCGCCTGGATTGGCGAGCAGATGATGACCATCGCCGTCGGGTTCACCGTGGGGCTGACCATCAACTTCCCCGAAGAACCCGAAACGGTACGCGAAAACCTGCGCGAGATTGGTCCACACGTCATGTTTTCGCCGCCGCGCATTTGGGAAAGCATCGTGTCCGAAGTGCAGGTGAAAATTGAAGACACCACGCGGCTCAAACGCGCCTTTTACGAATGGGCTATGCGCGTCGGCTACCGCATGGCGGACACGATTTTCGAGAAACGCGAACCATCGGCGGCGTTGCGCTGGCAATACCGCCTCGCGGACTGGACGGTCTTCATGCCCATCAAAGATAAATTCGGCTTGCGGCGGCTCAAACGCGCCTACACCGGGGGCGCGGCGCTCGGTCCCGACGTGTTCCGCTTCTTCCACGCCATGGGCGTCAACCTGAAGCAGATTTACGGGCAGACTGAAATCACCGGGATTGCCATTCTGCACCGTGACGGCGACATCAAGTTTCAAACCGTGGGTTTGCCGCTCCCCGAAACCGAATTGCGCATTGACTCCGAGACGGGCGAAATCCTCATGCGCAGCCCGGCGGTTTTCCAGGGCTACTACAAAAACCCCGAAGCCACCGCCAAGACGCTCGAAGGCGGCTGGCTCCACTCCGGCGACGCGGGCTATCTCGACGAAGATGGGCATCTGATAGTGATTGACCGCGCCAAAGACGTGATGACGCTCGCCGACGGCACCAAGTTCAGCCCGCAGTTCATCGAGAACAAGCTCAAATTCAGCCCGTACATCAAGGAAGCCGTGGTGTTTGGCGGCGGCGACTACCCCTTCGTGACGGCGTTCATCAACATTGACTACGAAAACGTGGGCACGTGGGCGGAACGCCGCCAGCTTGCCTACACCACCTACACCGACCTGGCGCAAAAGCCCGAAGTGTACGAGCTCATCCGCCGACACGTGGAGCGCACCAACCAGGACCTGCCGCCCGCGGCGCGCATTCAACGCTTCCTGCTCTTGCACAAGGAATTGGACGCCGACGACGAGGAGTTGACCCGCACGCGCAAGGTGCGCCGCAACGTCATCGCCGAACGCTACGCGCCGCTCATTGCCGCGCTCTACTCAGGGCAACCCGACGTAGAAGTGGATACCACCATCACCTACCAGGACGGCACGACGGCGCGCATCCAAACACGGTTGCGCATCGAAGACCTGACCGGCGAACGCGAAAACGCGGTCGCTTGA
- a CDS encoding ABC transporter ATP-binding protein, translating to MSERQPRVRLKAEHLGLHFGGVAALTDVSLEVREGEILAIIGPNGAGKTSLLNCISGLYRPQQGRLVFYDRQGNEHNLLKKKPAEIARLGIARSFQNIELFRHMTVLDNLMLGRHVHMQGNIFTCGLYWWRQQKEEIEHRRRVEDVIDFLEIENIRRKPVGTLAYGLQKRVELGRALALDPDILLLDEPMAGMNVEEKEDMARFILDINQERDVTIVLIEHDMGVVMDLSDRVVVLDFGRVIATGTPEEVRQNPLVIQAYLGDEALMEQL from the coding sequence GTGTCTGAACGGCAACCACGTGTACGCCTGAAAGCCGAGCACCTGGGACTTCACTTTGGTGGTGTCGCCGCCCTCACCGATGTGAGCCTCGAAGTCCGCGAAGGTGAAATCCTCGCCATCATCGGGCCAAACGGCGCCGGCAAAACCAGTCTGCTCAACTGCATCAGCGGGCTCTACCGCCCCCAACAAGGTCGCCTCGTGTTTTACGACCGCCAGGGCAACGAGCACAACCTGCTCAAAAAGAAACCCGCCGAAATCGCCCGTCTCGGCATTGCGCGTTCCTTCCAGAACATTGAACTCTTCCGCCACATGACCGTCCTCGACAACCTCATGCTGGGGCGGCATGTCCACATGCAAGGCAACATTTTCACCTGCGGGCTGTACTGGTGGCGACAGCAGAAAGAAGAAATCGAACACCGCCGCCGCGTGGAAGATGTGATTGACTTCCTCGAAATTGAAAACATCCGCCGCAAACCCGTCGGCACGCTGGCGTATGGGCTGCAAAAGCGCGTCGAACTGGGGCGGGCGCTCGCCCTCGACCCCGATATCCTGCTGTTGGATGAACCCATGGCGGGCATGAACGTGGAAGAGAAAGAAGACATGGCGCGCTTTATCCTCGACATCAACCAGGAGCGCGACGTGACGATTGTGCTCATTGAGCACGATATGGGCGTGGTGATGGACCTTTCGGACCGCGTGGTGGTGCTCGATTTTGGGCGCGTCATTGCCACGGGCACACCCGAAGAAGTACGCCAGAACCCGCTCGTGATTCAAGCCTACCTGGGCGATGAAGCCTTGATGGAACAGCTCTAA